The genomic interval TTACCAATCCATCACCACACCTTCAAATGCATCCAGTTTACTCAGTTCCAGATCAACAAATCCATCTTTCCAGCTAAATTTAACAGGCTTGCCATTAACCATTCCAAAGACCTTTGCAGGTTTTTTATCAGACTTAATCCGGAAATTCAGGTTATAAAGTGTTAGAGGCTCAAAGTAAGTATTGCCACTGAATCCGGTCAGATTTACCAGATGCAGGATCATTCCGTCACTTGTTTTTTTGTCTCTGTTTGCAGTTGTGTTTTTAGTATATTCCTGTAATATAGTTTCCACTCTTGCAGGTGCATTGGTTTGGATTGTTTTAGAAATATCAGGATTAATAAAGTTAATTGCATCCAGTAGAATATTTTTATGTTCCTGATAACCATGCATATAGTAAAGCCGGCCAAGATTTACCGGGAAAATAATGGCCTTGCTTTTCTCATGGTTTTTTATTCCCATGGCATAATACCCAATCGGGTCATGTCCGCCAATAATTTCCGGCGGACCCGGACGCCCTTTTGCAAGAATGGGTAATGCAGTCTGGTCGGCGCCTTTCAGATCGTATAAACCAAGGTTAAATTTCCAGAAAAGCATTGATTGCCCTTTGAAACTTTTGAAGATCTGACGATTGTCTGGCACCAGATAATTGCCAGCGCCGTCGTTATCCTTACTAATGATTCTGGCACCAAACAACTCAAGCAAAGTTTCCGGACTGTCAAAAAGTGAACGGTTTGTAGCAATGAGATTGGTGCCTTTTTTACTGGCTTCTTTGAGGATCCGGATGGCCTCCGGTTTTAAATAAGTGATTTCGGGCAGGATTAATAATTTGTACTTTTTTACTTTCTCTTCCAGATTTGCGATTTGTCCGTCTTCAATAATATCAAAAGGAATATGTGCTTCCCGAAGCATTAGCTGAATCCCGCGATATTCCTGCATCGGTTCTCCGTTGGGCCAGGAACCGGGAGCAATCACTGCAATTTGAGCTATGGATTTGTACTTGCCAAAATAGATTTCATTTTTTTTATGATGTGCATACACTTTTTTAAGAACACCATAGTTCCGTTCATCTTCATAGCCTCTCAAATCACCCATCATGCTCATATCCAATCCTGAACCATTCGCAATGTTTTCATACAAACGGATCTGAACTTCCTGAGGCTCCACTGCATTATAGCGTGATTGAAACGAAATCTGCTGAATACTGGCATTGCTGATGATATGATCAGGAAAAGAATTGACAGCATTACTGACATTGTCGGAAGCTGTATAAGGCCAGTAGGGCAGGGTGGTCATGCTTTGGGATTCGTGACGGATAATATCAACAAACTTGTCGGAGTAAGTACAGATTGCGATCTCCTTGCTTTTGGATTTTACCAGTTTATGCAACCTTTCCGACCAGTCTTCAACAGTATATTTTTTAAATTCAACATACTTTTGGAACAATGTATCTGCTTTGTTTTCTACTGTTGGGAAAGCAGTTCCTTTACTAAATTCAGCAAAACGTTTCTTATCTGCTTCATTCTGATCTATCCCATGGTATTTTCCTTCATAAGGATTATTAACCTGGTACCCCGGCATGTTCAGGAAAATACCATCAATCAGATAGGTATCAATTACTTCCTCAATAATCCTGAACGCTTTATCCTGTACATATGGCGCATTGATAGAAACTACGTACATGTCAGTATTGATAATTCTCTCGCCTTTTGGAGAAATATAACACCATTCCGGATGAGCCTTAAAGATACTTTCGTGCACCCGGCTAAAATCAAAACGGACAATCACCCGGATACCTTTT from Dyadobacter sp. NIV53 carries:
- a CDS encoding alpha-amylase family protein; its protein translation is MKNTVYLFAILLLFCSNQSTAQETSLPETELWWKRNNLRVIQTNLPSYEGATLNPDSLVKDLVDFSANTLLINAGGIMAFYPTMLDFHYTNPYMKNNMLGDVIKKCHEKGIRVIVRFDFSRVHESIFKAHPEWCYISPKGERIINTDMYVVSINAPYVQDKAFRIIEEVIDTYLIDGIFLNMPGYQVNNPYEGKYHGIDQNEADKKRFAEFSKGTAFPTVENKADTLFQKYVEFKKYTVEDWSERLHKLVKSKSKEIAICTYSDKFVDIIRHESQSMTTLPYWPYTASDNVSNAVNSFPDHIISNASIQQISFQSRYNAVEPQEVQIRLYENIANGSGLDMSMMGDLRGYEDERNYGVLKKVYAHHKKNEIYFGKYKSIAQIAVIAPGSWPNGEPMQEYRGIQLMLREAHIPFDIIEDGQIANLEEKVKKYKLLILPEITYLKPEAIRILKEASKKGTNLIATNRSLFDSPETLLELFGARIISKDNDGAGNYLVPDNRQIFKSFKGQSMLFWKFNLGLYDLKGADQTALPILAKGRPGPPEIIGGHDPIGYYAMGIKNHEKSKAIIFPVNLGRLYYMHGYQEHKNILLDAINFINPDISKTIQTNAPARVETILQEYTKNTTANRDKKTSDGMILHLVNLTGFSGNTYFEPLTLYNLNFRIKSDKKPAKVFGMVNGKPVKFSWKDGFVDLELSKLDAFEGVVMDW